The Echinicola rosea genome has a segment encoding these proteins:
- a CDS encoding ferritin, giving the protein MKTKEKEIVTLQRSLLHDTEKMLNKQIEMEGKSSASYLSMASWCDMMGYNNAAKLLYEHAEEERQHMLKLFHYINEAGGLAVQPEITGIKHHFNSLKEIFQLTLEHEIQVTKSINIIVDHCFGVKDFATFSFMQWYVTEQREEETLARRALELFDIIGEEGIGLWTIDQELGKLHDNTSDA; this is encoded by the coding sequence ATGAAGACGAAAGAAAAAGAAATCGTAACGCTACAACGTTCGTTACTACACGATACAGAAAAGATGTTGAACAAGCAGATTGAAATGGAAGGCAAATCATCTGCTTCCTACCTGAGCATGGCATCTTGGTGTGATATGATGGGCTATAACAATGCCGCCAAATTGCTTTACGAACATGCGGAAGAAGAAAGACAACATATGTTGAAGCTTTTCCATTACATCAATGAAGCAGGTGGTTTAGCGGTACAGCCAGAAATTACCGGCATAAAGCATCATTTCAATTCCCTTAAGGAAATTTTCCAACTCACCTTGGAGCATGAAATTCAAGTGACAAAATCCATAAACATCATTGTGGATCATTGTTTTGGGGTGAAGGATTTTGCCACTTTCAGCTTTATGCAATGGTACGTGACCGAACAACGTGAAGAGGAAACACTTGCTCGTAGAGCACTGGAGCTGTTTGACATTATTGGTGAAGAAGGCATTGGACTATGGACCATTGACCAAGAATTAGGGAAGCTTCACGACAATACCAGTGATGCATAA
- the sufD gene encoding Fe-S cluster assembly protein SufD, which translates to MTTIAKNKLTDSFLEIARNASAGTLPELRQTAANILEKQGLPAPKAEEYKFTPISKKIESGISNLQTAKSLSLTPEQVQEALIPELDADVLVFNNGQFDASRSIYTEENYTISSFSDLSADTAGQVGTIAKSEKEPFNALNTVLFEDGLHIHIAKNKVVEKPILLLHFCQANDGQVIAPRVFIHGEANAQATFIERIISVDSEAYFLNSLTEVMVHENAHLYYNKIQNESDAAIEVNNFEADIHRDATLSTVTLSLKGDLIRNNLTLNLRDSGCEGNMYGLYLLNGNTHVDHHTNVDHTKPHADSNELYKGVLADKSRGVFNGKIFVRQDAQKTNAFQQNNNILLSEDAIINTKPQLEIWADDVKCSHGCTTGQLDDEALFYLQARGIGKAEAKNLLLYAFAGEILDHIKIEPLREFCIALVQERLGNL; encoded by the coding sequence ATGACTACAATAGCTAAAAATAAACTAACGGATTCCTTCTTGGAAATCGCCCGAAATGCTTCGGCCGGCACTTTGCCCGAGCTTAGGCAAACTGCTGCGAATATCCTGGAAAAACAAGGATTGCCTGCCCCCAAAGCTGAGGAGTACAAATTCACTCCTATCAGTAAAAAGATAGAAAGCGGAATATCCAATCTTCAAACAGCTAAAAGCCTTTCTCTGACTCCTGAGCAGGTGCAAGAAGCCTTGATCCCCGAACTGGATGCTGATGTATTGGTATTTAACAATGGGCAGTTTGATGCCTCTCGCTCTATCTACACTGAAGAAAATTACACCATCTCTTCATTTTCTGACCTCTCCGCTGATACCGCTGGTCAAGTCGGAACCATTGCAAAATCCGAAAAGGAACCGTTCAATGCCTTAAATACTGTGCTATTTGAAGATGGTCTTCATATCCACATCGCTAAAAACAAGGTGGTGGAGAAGCCTATCTTACTACTTCACTTCTGCCAGGCAAATGACGGTCAGGTCATCGCTCCAAGGGTCTTTATCCATGGAGAGGCCAATGCCCAAGCCACCTTTATTGAGAGGATCATCAGCGTGGACAGTGAAGCCTATTTTCTAAATAGCTTGACAGAGGTAATGGTCCATGAAAATGCGCACCTATATTACAACAAAATCCAAAACGAAAGTGATGCGGCAATAGAAGTCAATAACTTCGAAGCAGACATCCATCGTGATGCCACCCTTTCGACAGTAACGCTCTCGCTTAAAGGGGACTTGATACGCAATAACTTGACCCTCAACCTCAGAGACAGCGGTTGTGAGGGCAATATGTACGGGCTCTATTTGCTCAACGGCAACACACATGTGGACCACCACACCAATGTAGATCACACCAAGCCGCATGCAGATTCCAACGAGCTCTACAAGGGCGTTCTTGCAGATAAGTCAAGAGGTGTATTTAACGGAAAGATCTTCGTGCGTCAAGATGCACAGAAAACAAACGCTTTCCAGCAAAACAATAACATTCTCCTATCTGAGGATGCCATCATCAACACCAAGCCGCAATTGGAAATATGGGCAGACGATGTGAAGTGCTCCCATGGCTGTACCACTGGTCAGCTAGATGATGAAGCCCTGTTTTATCTCCAAGCGAGAGGAATCGGCAAAGCAGAAGCCAAAAACTTATTACTATATGCTTTTGCAGGAGAGATTCTAGACCATATCAAAATCGAGCCATTGCGGGAATTCTGCATAGCCCTCGTACAAGAACGATTGGGGAACCTGTAA
- a CDS encoding cysteine desulfurase, with the protein MTLNIQHIREEFPVLDQEVNGRPLIYMDNAATTQKPKKVLEALSAYYTHDNSNIHRGAHTLADRATRSFEKTRTYCKEFLHSAEEEEIIFTKGTTEGINLVAATYGRKFIGKGDEIIISTLEHHSNIVPWQMLCEETGATLKIIPINDKGELIMEEFDKLLSEKTKMVAVVHASNALGTINPVKEIIDKSHKVGAKVLIDGAQSSAHLDIDVQALDCDFFVMSAHKIYGPTGLGVLYGKREVLEAMPPYQGGGEMIKEVTFEKTTFNEIPFKFEAGTPNIGDVIAFQMALEFVNKLGKTNIRKHEEDLLHHAEHQLKDIKGFIPVGTADQKLSVLSFLIKDMHPFDVGMMLDAAGIAVRTGHHCTQPLMNRFNIEGTVRASFSVYNTKEEVDKLCESVRKIAKLKNK; encoded by the coding sequence ATGACGCTGAATATCCAACATATCCGAGAAGAATTTCCTGTACTTGACCAAGAAGTAAACGGAAGACCGCTCATTTATATGGACAATGCGGCCACTACCCAAAAACCAAAAAAGGTGCTGGAAGCTTTGTCTGCTTATTACACCCATGACAATTCCAATATCCACCGTGGTGCCCATACCTTAGCAGACCGTGCGACCAGGTCATTTGAGAAAACCCGAACCTATTGCAAGGAATTCCTCCATTCGGCTGAGGAAGAGGAAATCATTTTCACCAAAGGGACCACAGAAGGCATCAACCTAGTGGCCGCTACCTATGGAAGAAAATTCATTGGCAAGGGAGATGAAATCATCATCAGTACATTAGAGCACCATTCCAATATCGTCCCTTGGCAAATGCTATGCGAAGAAACGGGTGCAACACTAAAGATCATCCCAATCAATGATAAGGGAGAACTGATCATGGAGGAATTTGACAAGCTGCTGAGTGAAAAGACCAAAATGGTCGCAGTGGTCCATGCTTCCAATGCACTCGGCACCATCAACCCTGTCAAAGAGATCATCGACAAATCCCATAAAGTCGGCGCAAAAGTGCTCATAGACGGTGCCCAATCTTCTGCACACTTAGATATAGACGTACAAGCACTAGACTGTGACTTTTTTGTCATGTCTGCCCACAAAATCTACGGCCCCACTGGTCTGGGCGTGCTTTATGGAAAAAGAGAAGTTCTGGAAGCCATGCCTCCCTACCAAGGTGGTGGAGAAATGATAAAGGAAGTAACCTTCGAAAAGACCACTTTTAATGAAATCCCCTTTAAATTTGAAGCAGGAACTCCTAATATTGGAGATGTGATTGCTTTCCAAATGGCCTTGGAGTTTGTCAATAAACTGGGCAAAACTAATATCAGAAAGCATGAGGAAGACTTGCTCCACCATGCAGAACATCAATTAAAAGACATTAAAGGCTTCATTCCAGTAGGAACCGCAGATCAAAAATTAAGTGTTCTTTCCTTTTTGATAAAGGACATGCACCCGTTTGATGTGGGGATGATGCTAGATGCAGCAGGAATTGCGGTAAGGACGGGACACCACTGCACACAACCTCTTATGAACCGATTTAATATTGAGGGAACTGTTAGGGCTTCCTTTTCTGTTTATAACACCAAAGAAGAAGTGGACAAGCTCTGTGAAAGTGTCCGCAAAATTGCCAAACTGAAGAATAAATGA
- a CDS encoding DUF1801 domain-containing protein: MKIEAKDPDDYLSKVPNDRRNALSTLRKTLLNNLPRGFEETMSYGMIGYVVPHSIYPRGYHCDPRLPLPFMSIANQKNFIALYHCGIYADDQVMKWFINEFPKYSKHKLDMGKSCIRFKKPDAIPFELIGKLVKKISVDHFIELYESRIKNP, translated from the coding sequence ATGAAAATAGAAGCTAAAGATCCAGACGATTACCTCTCAAAGGTTCCCAATGATCGCAGAAATGCACTTTCTACACTCAGGAAAACCCTCCTCAATAATCTTCCAAGAGGATTTGAGGAAACCATGAGCTATGGAATGATCGGTTATGTCGTGCCTCACTCCATTTACCCCAGAGGATATCATTGTGATCCTAGGTTACCGCTTCCCTTTATGTCCATTGCCAATCAAAAAAACTTTATCGCACTTTACCATTGTGGTATTTATGCAGACGATCAGGTCATGAAATGGTTTATTAACGAATTTCCCAAATACAGCAAGCACAAATTGGACATGGGAAAAAGCTGCATTAGGTTTAAAAAGCCGGATGCTATTCCCTTTGAGCTTATTGGCAAACTGGTAAAGAAGATTAGCGTTGATCATTTCA
- a CDS encoding BrxA/BrxB family bacilliredoxin produces the protein MYPEELVAPMRAELTEVGFKEFKTAEDVENHLKNDKGTTFIVINSVCGCAAGAARPGVKYALDKTDARPTTLSTVFAGNDTEAVNKVREMCLPYPPSSPAMALFKDGELVHFIERHHIEGRNAQIIGEHLVEVFEHFCK, from the coding sequence ATGTATCCTGAAGAATTAGTAGCACCAATGCGTGCTGAATTGACAGAAGTGGGTTTTAAAGAATTTAAAACCGCTGAAGATGTAGAGAATCATTTAAAAAATGACAAAGGAACTACCTTTATCGTCATCAACTCTGTATGTGGCTGCGCAGCAGGTGCTGCAAGACCTGGTGTAAAGTATGCCCTTGACAAAACCGATGCAAGGCCGACAACCCTATCTACGGTATTTGCTGGTAATGACACCGAAGCTGTAAACAAGGTTAGGGAGATGTGCCTTCCTTATCCTCCTTCCTCTCCGGCCATGGCATTGTTTAAGGACGGTGAACTGGTACACTTTATCGAGAGACATCACATCGAAGGAAGGAATGCCCAAATTATTGGAGAGCATTTAGTAGAAGTTTTTGAGCATTTCTGCAAGTAA
- a CDS encoding 16S rRNA (uracil(1498)-N(3))-methyltransferase, whose product MQLFYQKDVPHSGNITLTPDESKHLVKVLRKSIGDEVSLTDGKGHLFTCKITKCDLRKAELSIIEQKETPPPDHHIHLAIAPTKNTDRMEWMLEKITEIGFSELTFIKTANSERSFLKPDRLEKKMISACKQSIKTHFPIINPLTSFEELLDIRDHDETQQKFIAYVDENHSHHLFDLAKKKGAYLVLIGPEGDFSPEEINKAIAKGFIPVSLGKSRLRTETAGLSAVHTLSLLNN is encoded by the coding sequence ATGCAATTATTCTATCAGAAAGACGTCCCCCATTCCGGTAACATCACCCTCACCCCAGACGAATCAAAGCATTTGGTGAAGGTATTGAGGAAATCCATTGGGGATGAAGTGTCCCTGACTGATGGCAAAGGTCACCTATTTACCTGCAAGATCACCAAATGCGACCTACGAAAAGCTGAGTTAAGCATTATAGAGCAAAAAGAGACTCCCCCGCCCGACCATCACATCCACTTGGCCATCGCACCGACCAAAAATACGGACAGAATGGAATGGATGCTGGAAAAAATCACAGAAATAGGTTTCAGTGAATTGACATTTATTAAAACAGCCAATTCAGAACGGAGCTTTTTGAAGCCTGACAGGCTGGAAAAAAAAATGATATCAGCATGCAAGCAAAGCATAAAAACTCATTTCCCCATCATCAACCCACTTACCTCCTTTGAGGAATTGCTGGATATACGTGACCATGATGAAACGCAGCAAAAGTTCATCGCTTATGTCGATGAAAACCATAGCCACCATTTATTTGATTTGGCAAAAAAGAAAGGAGCTTATCTGGTTCTAATTGGCCCGGAAGGAGATTTTTCCCCTGAAGAAATTAATAAGGCCATAGCCAAAGGCTTTATTCCAGTCAGCTTAGGTAAGAGCCGATTACGCACGGAGACCGCTGGCCTTTCGGCTGTCCATACCTTAAGTTTATTGAACAATTGA
- a CDS encoding citrate synthase — protein sequence MSEIAKLSFNGTEYELPVTEGTENEKAIEIAKLRGQSGLITLDPGFKNTGSTKSAITFLDGEKGILRYRGYNIEDLAEKSNFLEVSYLLIYGELPTQEQYDQFANEITYHTLVHEDIKKILDGFPSVAHPMGVLSSLICSLTAFYPTSLDPNRTEEEIKLSIVRLMAKLPTFAAWAYKNKMGHPANYPDNNLDYCSNFMKMMFALPAEKYEVDPIIAKALDKLLILHADHEQNCSTSTVRIVGSSQASIYASISAGINALWGPLHGGANQSVIEMLEAIKEDGGDTKKYLDKAKDKNDPFRLMGFGHRVYKNFDPRAKIIKKAADDVLGKLGVNDPVLEIAKELEEAALNDQYFVDRKLYPNVDFYSGIIYRALGIPTDMFTVMFALGRLPGWIAQWKEMRENNEPIGRPRQVYTGANERSYVNMGDR from the coding sequence ATGTCTGAAATAGCTAAGTTATCCTTCAATGGTACCGAATATGAATTACCAGTAACAGAAGGAACTGAAAATGAGAAGGCAATAGAAATTGCCAAATTAAGAGGCCAATCTGGATTGATAACCTTAGACCCAGGATTCAAAAACACAGGATCTACCAAAAGTGCCATCACCTTCTTGGATGGAGAAAAAGGGATCCTTCGATATCGAGGATATAATATCGAAGACTTGGCTGAAAAGTCTAATTTTTTGGAAGTTTCTTATCTTTTAATTTATGGTGAGCTTCCTACTCAAGAGCAATATGACCAGTTTGCAAATGAAATCACCTATCATACATTAGTTCATGAAGACATCAAAAAGATCTTAGACGGATTCCCTTCTGTGGCACACCCGATGGGCGTATTGTCTTCTTTGATCTGTTCCTTGACTGCCTTTTACCCAACCTCTCTGGATCCAAACAGGACAGAAGAGGAAATCAAATTGAGCATTGTAAGATTAATGGCCAAGCTACCTACGTTTGCAGCTTGGGCATATAAAAACAAAATGGGGCATCCGGCAAATTACCCTGATAATAACCTTGACTATTGCTCCAACTTCATGAAAATGATGTTTGCGCTTCCTGCAGAAAAATACGAAGTGGATCCAATTATCGCAAAAGCATTGGACAAACTGCTTATCCTTCACGCTGATCATGAGCAAAACTGCTCTACTTCTACCGTGAGGATCGTAGGATCTTCCCAAGCCAGCATCTACGCTTCTATTTCCGCAGGTATCAATGCCCTTTGGGGTCCTCTTCATGGCGGGGCGAACCAATCTGTGATCGAAATGTTAGAAGCGATCAAAGAAGATGGCGGAGATACTAAAAAGTATTTGGATAAAGCTAAGGACAAAAATGATCCTTTCAGACTGATGGGCTTTGGACACAGGGTATATAAAAATTTCGACCCAAGAGCCAAGATCATCAAAAAAGCAGCTGATGATGTATTGGGTAAATTGGGCGTAAATGATCCAGTGTTGGAGATCGCCAAAGAACTGGAAGAAGCAGCACTTAACGACCAGTATTTTGTGGACAGAAAGCTGTATCCAAATGTGGACTTCTATTCTGGTATCATCTACAGAGCACTTGGCATCCCTACGGACATGTTTACCGTGATGTTTGCTTTGGGCCGTCTTCCTGGCTGGATTGCACAGTGGAAAGAAATGAGAGAAAACAACGAACCTATTGGCCGACCAAGACAGGTATATACTGGTGCCAATGAGCGTTCTTATGTCAACATGGGTGACAGATAA
- a CDS encoding DEAD/DEAH box helicase, translating into MENEILFADLGISEEILQAVEGMGYTQPSEIQAQSIPLMLEGRDVIGQAQTGTGKTASFGIPIVDRVDSSSKHPQALILCPTRELAVQVEGEITKLAKHKKGIFSTAIYGGEAIDRQIRTLKRGVQIVVGTPGRIMDHMNRGTLKLDTVKTIVLDEADEMLDMGFREDIETVLSQMPEDRQTIFFSATMAKPIMDLTRKYQTDPEIVKILRKELTVENISQVYYEVKPPLKMELITRLINIHQFNLGVVFCNTKRATDEVTEGLIARGIMAEALHGDLSQAQRDKVMNKFRKGHCTVLVATDVAARGIDVDNVEVVFNYDLPLDEEYYVHRIGRTGRAGRSGMAISFITGRKDIFRLKDLERYIKTSLTKMNPPSVSEMIDQKKDQLGKEVTETLSKEEDNQVFEAALGQMLAGGLSMDQIALGLVKMQMGKSIQELSDMNFDLNLGRDRDRGERGGRGRDRFDRGGRKGRGDRSRDRKGGKDRGRREANMSRLFLNLGKKDRIRPNDIVGAIAGEAGISGRQIGGIDIFDNFSFVDVPSKDASHVINVMKRNTIKGKPVNMELSKD; encoded by the coding sequence ATGGAAAACGAAATTTTATTCGCAGACCTGGGAATTTCAGAAGAAATTCTACAGGCAGTGGAAGGTATGGGCTATACCCAACCTTCAGAAATTCAAGCTCAATCAATTCCTTTAATGCTGGAAGGCCGTGATGTCATAGGCCAAGCGCAAACTGGAACAGGAAAAACCGCTTCATTCGGGATTCCTATTGTAGATCGCGTGGACAGTAGCAGTAAGCATCCACAGGCACTAATACTATGCCCTACTCGGGAACTAGCAGTACAGGTAGAAGGTGAAATCACCAAACTTGCCAAACACAAAAAAGGGATTTTCAGTACGGCCATTTATGGTGGTGAGGCAATTGACCGACAAATCCGAACCCTAAAAAGAGGTGTTCAGATCGTTGTAGGTACTCCAGGAAGAATAATGGACCACATGAACCGCGGTACCTTAAAGTTGGATACTGTCAAGACCATCGTACTGGATGAAGCTGATGAGATGCTCGACATGGGCTTCCGAGAAGACATCGAAACGGTTCTTAGCCAAATGCCTGAGGACCGTCAGACCATCTTTTTCTCTGCCACTATGGCCAAGCCCATCATGGACTTGACCAGAAAATACCAGACCGATCCTGAGATTGTCAAAATCCTTAGGAAAGAGCTGACCGTAGAGAACATTTCCCAGGTTTATTATGAAGTCAAGCCTCCATTAAAAATGGAACTGATCACGCGATTGATCAATATCCATCAGTTTAACCTTGGCGTAGTATTCTGTAATACCAAAAGGGCTACAGACGAGGTAACTGAAGGTTTGATCGCCAGGGGAATCATGGCCGAAGCACTACACGGAGACCTTTCGCAGGCTCAGCGTGACAAGGTGATGAACAAATTCCGAAAAGGTCACTGCACCGTATTAGTGGCTACGGATGTAGCAGCTAGGGGGATTGATGTGGATAATGTGGAAGTGGTATTTAATTATGACCTTCCACTTGACGAAGAATATTATGTTCACCGAATCGGTAGAACAGGTAGAGCGGGTCGTTCAGGAATGGCCATTTCTTTCATCACTGGAAGAAAAGACATTTTCAGGCTGAAAGACTTGGAAAGATATATCAAAACATCCTTGACCAAAATGAATCCTCCTTCTGTGTCCGAGATGATCGACCAGAAAAAGGACCAATTGGGAAAAGAGGTTACCGAAACACTATCCAAAGAGGAAGACAACCAAGTTTTTGAAGCAGCATTGGGTCAAATGCTTGCCGGTGGTTTGAGCATGGATCAGATCGCTCTTGGGTTGGTGAAGATGCAAATGGGTAAATCTATCCAAGAACTTTCCGACATGAACTTTGACCTTAATCTGGGTCGAGACAGAGACCGTGGAGAAAGAGGAGGTCGTGGAAGGGATCGCTTTGATAGAGGTGGCAGGAAAGGCCGTGGAGACCGTTCAAGAGACCGTAAAGGTGGAAAAGACCGAGGAAGAAGAGAAGCGAACATGTCCAGACTGTTCTTAAACTTAGGTAAGAAAGATCGAATCAGGCCAAACGATATCGTGGGTGCTATCGCCGGTGAAGCAGGCATTTCTGGTCGTCAAATCGGTGGAATTGACATCTTTGATAATTTCTCATTTGTAGATGTACCATCTAAAGATGCCAGTCATGTTATCAATGTCATGAAAAGGAATACCATCAAGGGTAAGCCAGTAAACATGGAACTTTCTAAGGATTAA
- a CDS encoding Crp/Fnr family transcriptional regulator: protein MGLTDFLSLQYGLSDQAIDKLVKSGRVVSLGPHSNIIQEGKTERSSYLIINGCVKAHLNHDGKEVTFWFGFEGDLLFSYNSKILNSPGYESITTLEKCQLWEIKNEKLDQCCQESLEIANWWRKLIELELLKTERRLIDRQIKTATQRYHELVCEHPQILQRISLGHIASYLGISQVSLSRIRRK from the coding sequence ATGGGTCTAACAGATTTTTTATCCCTACAATACGGTCTTTCTGATCAGGCCATCGACAAACTCGTGAAATCTGGAAGGGTCGTATCGTTAGGTCCACATAGCAACATCATCCAAGAAGGAAAAACGGAAAGATCAAGCTATCTTATCATCAATGGCTGTGTGAAGGCCCACCTTAACCATGACGGAAAAGAGGTTACGTTTTGGTTTGGATTTGAAGGTGACTTATTGTTTTCCTACAACAGCAAAATCCTAAATAGCCCCGGATATGAAAGCATCACTACTTTGGAAAAATGTCAACTTTGGGAAATAAAAAACGAAAAATTAGACCAGTGCTGTCAGGAAAGTCTTGAAATTGCCAATTGGTGGCGAAAATTAATCGAATTGGAGCTTCTTAAAACCGAAAGGCGATTGATAGACCGGCAAATCAAAACAGCCACACAACGCTACCATGAATTGGTTTGTGAGCACCCTCAGATACTTCAACGAATTTCCCTAGGCCATATCGCATCATACCTAGGGATTAGCCAAGTATCCCTGAGTAGGATAAGACGGAAATGA
- a CDS encoding SufE family protein, producing the protein MSDIKQVQEEIIDEFSILEGDRESTIFYIMELGNQLDEFPEEARLDENLIKGCQSKVWLTTEVKDQKVIFKADSNTDITKGLISLLIRVLSGRSPKEIIDEDLYFIEKIGMGNIIGSQRSNGLASMIKRMKLYALAYQSKLNV; encoded by the coding sequence ATGAGTGACATCAAGCAAGTTCAGGAAGAAATCATAGACGAATTTTCTATTCTGGAAGGAGACAGAGAGTCAACCATATTTTACATCATGGAATTGGGGAACCAATTGGATGAGTTTCCCGAGGAAGCCAGGCTGGACGAAAACCTGATTAAAGGCTGTCAGTCAAAAGTATGGCTAACCACTGAAGTGAAAGACCAAAAAGTCATTTTCAAAGCAGATTCCAATACGGACATTACCAAAGGTCTGATCAGTCTGCTAATCAGGGTACTCTCCGGTAGATCTCCTAAGGAAATCATCGATGAGGACCTTTATTTTATCGAAAAAATAGGCATGGGCAATATCATTGGTTCCCAGCGATCCAATGGTCTGGCCTCCATGATCAAACGAATGAAGTTATACGCATTAGCTTACCAATCAAAACTAAACGTGTAG
- a CDS encoding DUF59 domain-containing protein: protein MAEENQTAQPANIPDLRDKVVQAIKLVYDPEIPVDVYELGLIYEISVFPVNNVYVLMTLTSPNCPSAESIPAEVKDRIQQIQGINDVEVELTFDPPYSQDMMSEAAKLELGFM from the coding sequence ATGGCTGAAGAAAATCAAACTGCACAACCTGCCAATATTCCTGATCTAAGGGACAAGGTGGTCCAAGCGATCAAATTGGTATATGACCCAGAAATCCCTGTGGACGTTTATGAGCTGGGACTGATCTATGAAATCAGTGTTTTCCCTGTGAATAACGTATATGTATTAATGACATTGACCTCTCCCAATTGCCCTTCTGCAGAGTCAATTCCTGCTGAAGTAAAAGACCGGATCCAGCAGATCCAAGGCATCAATGATGTGGAAGTAGAACTTACCTTCGATCCCCCCTACTCCCAGGACATGATGTCAGAAGCGGCAAAATTGGAACTAGGATTTATGTAA
- the kdsB gene encoding 3-deoxy-manno-octulosonate cytidylyltransferase, which produces MKIVAMIPARYGATRFPGKLTSDLCGKPVIVRTYLSTVATGLFDKVIVVTDHEQIAKQIEQEGGTVFFSQKAHESGSDRIAEAVADVEADVVVNVQGDEPFQDKESLSGLVKAFEDKSVKVASLMRKIEDDVDVINPNSVKVVVDKQNFALYFSRSPIPFVRDKYQPNYYRHIGVYAYTKQLLLAYTNWEKTMLEKAEMLEQLRLLENGIRIKMVETTHEAVAIDTKLDLDRAIAFYQRYSQ; this is translated from the coding sequence ATGAAAATAGTTGCAATGATTCCAGCACGCTACGGTGCTACACGTTTTCCAGGTAAGCTGACATCAGACTTGTGTGGTAAGCCCGTTATCGTCAGAACGTACCTAAGTACTGTGGCCACAGGATTATTTGATAAGGTGATTGTGGTGACTGATCACGAGCAGATTGCCAAACAAATAGAACAGGAAGGTGGAACGGTTTTTTTCAGTCAGAAAGCACATGAGAGTGGATCGGATCGTATAGCTGAAGCAGTAGCGGATGTAGAAGCCGATGTGGTGGTGAATGTACAGGGAGATGAGCCCTTTCAAGATAAGGAATCATTGTCTGGATTGGTAAAAGCGTTCGAAGATAAATCAGTAAAGGTAGCCTCCCTAATGCGAAAAATTGAAGATGATGTAGATGTCATCAATCCCAATTCGGTCAAGGTAGTGGTGGACAAGCAAAATTTTGCCCTTTATTTTAGTCGCAGCCCCATTCCTTTTGTCAGGGATAAGTACCAACCGAATTATTATAGACATATCGGTGTATATGCTTATACCAAACAGCTTCTGCTGGCCTATACTAATTGGGAAAAGACCATGCTGGAAAAGGCAGAGATGCTTGAACAGCTACGATTATTGGAAAATGGTATTCGCATTAAGATGGTAGAGACTACACATGAGGCCGTTGCCATAGATACCAAATTGGACTTGGATAGGGCCATTGCATTCTACCAGCGTTATTCCCAATAG
- a CDS encoding DMT family transporter: MAWLLLILAGLFEVAFTTSLKLANNFTNFKWSVAFFISISLSFYLLNQAIKTIPMGTAYAVWTGIGAAGTVLVGIFFFQEPSNWLRIGFLMLLIGSIIGLKAVA, translated from the coding sequence ATGGCTTGGTTACTATTGATTTTGGCGGGACTTTTTGAAGTCGCCTTTACCACATCCCTTAAACTGGCAAACAACTTCACCAATTTCAAGTGGTCTGTAGCATTTTTCATCAGCATTAGTTTAAGTTTCTATCTGCTCAATCAAGCCATCAAGACCATTCCCATGGGTACAGCCTATGCAGTATGGACCGGTATTGGTGCGGCAGGAACAGTTCTGGTAGGGATTTTCTTTTTCCAAGAGCCCTCTAATTGGCTTAGAATAGGATTTCTGATGTTGCTAATAGGTTCTATCATTGGCCTAAAGGCCGTTGCATAA